A single Gammaproteobacteria bacterium DNA region contains:
- a CDS encoding integrase arm-type DNA-binding domain-containing protein, which produces MNNVTTTRTQRRRGKPKGRHPHNRLSAAFVRSAPPGRHCDGNGLYLYVKKTGTRSWIQRLVVRGRKREIGLGSVVLVSLAEAREQALANRKLARAGGDPVAEKRRSLGVPTFAEAAVRVIEQKRGGWRSAKTPRLWTRSLEMYAFGRLGKLPVSEITSADVLETLSPIWHARPKVARSVRLRIRAVLEWAVAMDWRKDNPCDRLLPVLGPQHDVVTHRKALPHGEVSAAIAKVRAAKPGKVDTLAFEFLVLTAARGGEVRGAVWSEIDQGAGVWTIPASRTKTAKEHRVPLSGRALEVLDGARQLGDGASPIVFVNERGKPLTRKRPGRLLLSCGISAVPHGFRSSFRDWAAEKTDHPREVVEAALAHVVQNKVEAAYMRTDLFERRRRLMEDWAEYLAG; this is translated from the coding sequence ATGAATAATGTCACCACAACCCGCACCCAGCGCCGACGAGGCAAGCCCAAGGGCCGCCATCCCCACAACCGGCTGTCGGCCGCCTTCGTGCGCTCCGCCCCGCCCGGTCGGCACTGCGACGGGAACGGGCTGTACCTCTACGTCAAGAAGACCGGGACCCGAAGCTGGATCCAACGGCTCGTCGTCCGGGGCCGCAAGCGTGAGATCGGCCTGGGCAGCGTCGTCCTCGTCTCGCTGGCCGAGGCGCGCGAGCAGGCGCTGGCCAACCGGAAGCTGGCCCGCGCGGGCGGCGATCCGGTGGCCGAGAAGCGCCGGTCCCTTGGCGTCCCCACCTTCGCCGAGGCCGCCGTGCGCGTCATCGAGCAGAAGCGCGGCGGGTGGCGCAGCGCGAAGACCCCGAGGTTGTGGACCCGCTCGCTGGAGATGTATGCCTTCGGACGACTTGGGAAGCTGCCGGTCTCCGAGATCACCAGCGCCGACGTGCTGGAAACGCTCTCTCCGATCTGGCACGCGAGGCCGAAGGTCGCCCGCTCCGTCCGGCTTCGCATCCGGGCGGTGCTGGAGTGGGCGGTCGCCATGGACTGGCGGAAGGACAACCCCTGCGACCGGCTCCTGCCGGTGCTCGGCCCCCAGCACGATGTCGTCACCCACCGGAAGGCCCTGCCTCACGGCGAGGTATCGGCGGCTATCGCGAAAGTGCGGGCGGCGAAGCCGGGGAAAGTGGACACGCTGGCGTTCGAGTTCCTGGTCCTGACGGCGGCACGGGGCGGCGAGGTCCGCGGGGCGGTGTGGAGCGAGATCGACCAAGGTGCGGGCGTGTGGACGATTCCGGCAAGCCGGACGAAGACGGCGAAGGAGCACCGGGTGCCGCTGTCCGGGCGGGCGCTGGAGGTGCTTGACGGGGCGCGGCAGCTCGGCGATGGGGCGAGTCCGATCGTGTTCGTCAACGAGCGCGGCAAGCCGCTGACCCGCAAGCGGCCGGGGCGGTTGCTCCTGAGCTGCGGGATCTCGGCGGTGCCTCATGGGTTCCGGTCCAGCTTCCGTGACTGGGCCGCCGAGAAGACCGATCACCCAAGGGAGGTCGTCGAGGCGGCGCTGGCCCATGTCGTTCAGAACAAGGTCGAGGCGGCGTACATGCGGACCGATCTGTTCGAGCGGAGGCGTCGGCTCATGGAGGACTGGGCCGAGTACCTCGCGGGCTGA
- a CDS encoding SLC13 family permease, with product MNLEVFVVGGILAAAVVLFVTEKVRVDLVALMVMLGLVVAGILDGEEAIMGFANEAVITIASVLVLSGALARTGVARFIGQRVLAASGSGVGRLTAVMMATVGLLSGIMNDIGITALMLPVVLDMARRIGTPPSKLLMPLAFGSLLGGMTTLIGTAPNILVNGALRDAGLEPFGMFSFTPVGLTALAAGIVYMTFLGRRLFPNRDPKKESAPADLGGLYGLGGLVGMLKAPRHSTLAGKTLQQSRLGQALGLNVVAVQRSGQMILAPGPDFVLSGGDEMVVEGTLERFEGLRAWKHLEIESRDRALERITDASIEVAELELAEGSPLIGQTVRKANLRQTRGLHVLAILRGDRVHRTGLRLMTLAAGDRLVVAMKSGRFAELAEDKTFGAIHSVSASELISHYQMERRIQSVRISEESLLAGQLLAETRLADAFGLTVVGILRADEELLMPDPDTILEGGDVLLLRGRIEDLRILRALQELTVGDNRPLDVSRLESDTVGLAEASLSPRTTFAGRTIEELNFRENYGVSILAIWRNGEIYRSGLRQMKLLPGDAFLLYGDRSKLARLVENPDFLVMTEGAAEVVRSRKAPVSALIMAGVLTSVVSGLLPIYVAAPIGAVLMVLTGCLNMEEAYRCIELKAVVLIAGMLSLGLAMQESGTAALVAETVLGSIAGFGPLAVVAGLFLITALSAQVMPTAAVAVLMSPIALSTAASEGFSPQALMMTVAIASSCAFMSPVGHPVNLLVMGFGGYRFVDFIKAGFPLFLLVFAVVLTVLPLVWPLVPGG from the coding sequence ATGAACTTGGAGGTCTTCGTAGTCGGGGGGATCCTCGCAGCAGCAGTGGTCCTGTTCGTGACCGAAAAGGTCCGGGTGGATCTGGTGGCGTTGATGGTGATGCTGGGGCTCGTGGTGGCAGGCATCCTCGATGGCGAGGAGGCGATCATGGGCTTCGCCAACGAAGCGGTCATCACAATCGCTTCGGTCCTGGTCCTGAGCGGAGCGCTCGCGCGGACCGGGGTCGCTCGTTTCATCGGCCAGCGGGTTCTGGCGGCATCGGGTAGTGGAGTCGGCCGTCTCACCGCGGTGATGATGGCCACGGTGGGCCTCCTGTCGGGAATCATGAACGACATCGGGATCACCGCCCTCATGCTGCCGGTGGTGCTGGACATGGCCCGCCGCATAGGGACGCCGCCATCCAAACTGCTCATGCCGCTGGCCTTCGGATCCCTGCTTGGCGGGATGACGACCTTGATCGGAACGGCGCCGAACATCCTGGTAAACGGGGCGTTGCGCGATGCCGGGCTTGAGCCGTTCGGGATGTTCTCGTTCACACCGGTCGGGTTGACGGCGCTTGCTGCAGGAATCGTCTACATGACCTTCCTGGGGCGGCGACTGTTTCCGAACCGGGATCCGAAAAAGGAATCGGCTCCGGCGGATCTGGGGGGACTCTACGGCCTGGGTGGCCTGGTCGGAATGCTGAAAGCGCCCAGGCATTCGACTCTGGCAGGCAAGACACTGCAGCAAAGCCGGTTGGGCCAGGCCCTGGGTCTGAACGTGGTCGCCGTGCAGCGAAGCGGGCAGATGATCCTCGCTCCCGGGCCGGACTTCGTTCTGAGCGGGGGAGACGAGATGGTTGTTGAAGGAACCCTGGAGCGGTTCGAAGGCTTGCGCGCATGGAAGCATCTGGAGATCGAGTCGAGAGATCGGGCTCTTGAGCGGATTACAGATGCCTCCATCGAGGTAGCGGAACTGGAGTTGGCGGAAGGTTCGCCGCTGATCGGGCAGACGGTTCGAAAGGCGAATCTGCGCCAGACTCGTGGCCTGCACGTTCTCGCGATTCTGCGGGGTGATCGGGTACATCGCACGGGATTGCGCCTGATGACTCTTGCTGCAGGCGATCGCCTGGTGGTCGCGATGAAAAGCGGGCGATTTGCCGAGCTGGCGGAGGACAAGACCTTCGGTGCGATCCATTCGGTGTCGGCAAGTGAGCTGATCTCCCACTACCAGATGGAACGCAGGATTCAAAGCGTCAGAATCTCGGAAGAATCGCTGCTGGCCGGTCAGTTGCTCGCGGAAACCCGGCTGGCCGATGCGTTCGGCCTGACGGTTGTGGGCATCCTGCGGGCTGATGAAGAGCTTCTCATGCCGGATCCGGATACAATCCTCGAGGGAGGGGACGTTCTCCTGCTCCGGGGACGAATCGAGGATCTCAGGATCCTGCGGGCGCTCCAGGAATTGACGGTGGGCGATAATCGTCCCCTGGACGTGAGCCGACTGGAATCCGACACCGTCGGCCTGGCGGAGGCTTCGCTGTCTCCACGCACGACATTTGCGGGAAGGACAATCGAGGAACTCAATTTCCGCGAAAACTACGGTGTTTCCATCCTTGCGATATGGCGGAATGGAGAAATATACCGGAGTGGGCTCCGGCAAATGAAACTGCTCCCGGGTGATGCGTTTCTGCTTTATGGCGACAGAAGCAAGCTCGCGCGCCTGGTGGAAAACCCGGACTTCCTCGTCATGACCGAAGGAGCGGCAGAGGTGGTGCGAAGCCGGAAGGCTCCAGTCAGCGCCCTGATCATGGCAGGCGTCCTGACTTCGGTGGTCTCGGGCCTTCTGCCGATTTATGTCGCGGCGCCGATCGGAGCGGTCCTGATGGTGCTGACGGGCTGCCTCAACATGGAAGAGGCCTATCGGTGCATAGAGTTGAAAGCAGTGGTCCTGATCGCGGGGATGCTCAGCCTGGGACTGGCGATGCAGGAATCCGGAACTGCCGCGCTGGTGGCCGAGACGGTGTTGGGCTCCATTGCCGGCTTTGGTCCTCTGGCCGTGGTGGCGGGACTCTTCCTGATCACCGCCCTTTCAGCTCAGGTAATGCCGACGGCGGCAGTGGCGGTACTCATGTCGCCCATTGCACTCAGCACGGCCGCCAGCGAAGGGTTCTCGCCCCAGGCTCTGATGATGACGGTGGCGATAGCGAGCTCCTGCGCCTTCATGAGCCCGGTGGGACATCCGGTGAATCTGCTGGTGATGGGGTTCGGAGGATACCGGTTCGTCGACTTCATCAAGGCGGGATTCCCGCTGTTCCTCCTGGTGTTTGCGGTGGTCTTGACCGTGCTCCCGCTCGTATGGCCGCTGGTGCCGGGAGGGTGA
- a CDS encoding thioredoxin, with amino-acid sequence MSESATYVAVVKDECETCHLAVPALAEIHQAGHPLTVYWQDDGGFLGPVLAAAAVDDRTLERSFHLAVETVPTLIRLGGGAETGRTVGWHREDWRALTAIPTLGAGLPLRRPGCGSRSVEPGVAEALRVRFGETGIRARTVEVASGADAIEACYDRGWSDGLPVVPPTPERILRMLGGTRRDPHEVIGRVPPELAPCTVEKVAINAVMAGCRPEYMPVVLAALEAALDPGFTLHGVTCSTCFSSPVIIVNGPIAKHIGMNSGLNALGQGNRPNATIGRAVNLVVRNVGGGRPGEIDRATLGSPGKYTFCFAEDEGDEGWEPLAVSRGIAPGKSAVTVFAGDGVQGVTDQKARTPGELTRSLAMGLQAVGHPKLCEWAAAVLVLSPEHYAIYREAGWDRSRITHALQDALLLPGEKVAAGADGVAEGMPPSRAGQRIPKFHPGALLLVRAGGPAGLFSAILSGWPGGRLFEESHPVTREITE; translated from the coding sequence ATGTCCGAGTCCGCCACCTACGTCGCCGTCGTGAAGGACGAGTGCGAGACCTGCCACCTGGCGGTGCCCGCCCTCGCCGAAATCCACCAGGCCGGCCATCCGCTGACGGTCTACTGGCAGGACGACGGCGGATTCCTGGGCCCCGTCCTCGCCGCCGCGGCCGTGGACGACCGCACGCTCGAACGCTCCTTCCACCTCGCCGTCGAGACTGTACCGACGCTGATCCGGCTGGGGGGCGGTGCGGAAACCGGCCGCACGGTGGGCTGGCATCGTGAAGACTGGCGCGCGCTCACGGCCATCCCCACGCTGGGCGCGGGACTGCCGCTCCGCCGGCCCGGCTGCGGCTCCCGCTCGGTGGAGCCGGGGGTCGCGGAGGCGCTGCGGGTGCGCTTCGGCGAAACCGGAATCCGCGCCCGCACGGTCGAGGTCGCGTCCGGCGCCGACGCGATCGAGGCTTGCTACGACCGCGGCTGGAGCGACGGCCTCCCGGTCGTCCCGCCGACGCCCGAGCGCATCCTACGCATGCTGGGCGGCACGCGCCGCGACCCGCACGAGGTCATCGGCCGGGTCCCGCCCGAGCTGGCGCCCTGCACCGTCGAGAAGGTCGCCATCAACGCCGTCATGGCCGGGTGCCGCCCCGAATACATGCCGGTCGTGCTCGCGGCCCTCGAGGCCGCCCTGGACCCGGGGTTCACCCTGCACGGCGTCACCTGCAGCACCTGCTTCTCGAGCCCGGTGATCATCGTCAACGGCCCCATCGCGAAGCACATCGGCATGAACTCCGGACTCAACGCGCTCGGACAGGGGAACCGGCCCAACGCCACCATCGGCCGCGCCGTGAACCTCGTGGTCCGCAATGTGGGCGGAGGGCGGCCCGGCGAAATCGACCGCGCGACGCTGGGCTCTCCGGGCAAGTACACGTTCTGCTTCGCGGAGGATGAGGGCGACGAGGGCTGGGAACCGCTGGCCGTCTCGCGCGGAATCGCTCCCGGAAAGAGCGCGGTGACGGTGTTCGCCGGCGACGGGGTCCAGGGAGTGACCGACCAGAAGGCGCGCACGCCGGGCGAACTCACCCGCTCCCTGGCCATGGGGCTGCAGGCGGTGGGACACCCCAAGCTGTGCGAGTGGGCCGCCGCCGTTCTGGTCCTGTCACCCGAACACTACGCCATCTACCGCGAGGCGGGGTGGGACCGAAGCCGGATCACCCACGCGCTCCAGGACGCGCTGCTGCTCCCGGGCGAGAAGGTGGCTGCGGGCGCCGACGGCGTCGCCGAGGGAATGCCCCCCTCCCGCGCGGGCCAGCGCATCCCCAAGTTCCATCCCGGCGCCCTTCTGCTGGTGCGAGCCGGAGGTCCCGCCGGGCTGTTCTCGGCCATCCTGTCGGGCTGGCCGGGGGGACGCCTTTTCGAGGAATCCCACCCCGTCACCAGAGAGATCACCGAATGA
- a CDS encoding HigA family addiction module antitoxin: MNGTGGERVGAMLNPPHLGELIRESMDEVGWNVTETAAHLGCERGTLSRLLNGKAGVSANMALALEALGWGTADHWMRMQASYELAQARRLRVWREDTRARDAVTR; this comes from the coding sequence ATGAACGGTACTGGTGGCGAGCGCGTGGGCGCGATGCTGAACCCCCCGCACTTGGGCGAACTGATCCGTGAGAGCATGGACGAAGTCGGATGGAACGTCACCGAGACGGCGGCGCACCTCGGCTGTGAGCGGGGGACCCTGTCACGACTACTGAATGGCAAGGCGGGTGTGTCGGCAAACATGGCGCTCGCGTTGGAAGCTCTTGGCTGGGGGACAGCCGACCATTGGATGCGCATGCAGGCGAGCTACGAACTGGCGCAGGCTCGGAGGTTGCGCGTATGGCGGGAAGACACAAGAGCGCGGGATGCGGTCACGCGGTAG
- a CDS encoding type II toxin-antitoxin system RelE/ParE family toxin, whose product MKIRHKGLRALHGRDDRARLPAQLVPRLRRILFRLQEATHPRSADAPGFRLHPLKGDRAGQWSVRVSGNWRVVFRFEEGEVVDVDLVDYH is encoded by the coding sequence ATGAAGATCCGCCACAAGGGGCTACGGGCGCTCCATGGACGGGACGATCGGGCTCGGCTCCCGGCGCAGTTGGTGCCGCGCCTTCGACGCATCCTGTTCCGGCTACAGGAAGCGACGCATCCCAGGAGCGCAGACGCGCCCGGATTCCGGCTGCATCCGTTGAAGGGAGACCGAGCAGGCCAATGGAGCGTGCGCGTGTCGGGCAACTGGCGCGTGGTGTTCCGGTTTGAGGAGGGCGAGGTCGTGGACGTGGACTTGGTTGATTACCACTGA
- a CDS encoding ATP-binding protein — protein MQQTISRTALTTQITRGLAESPAVALLGARQVGKTTLAREIAASWPGPATIFDLEVATDREALVRTPARLLGHREGLVVIDEVQRLPHLFEALRPVCDDPERKAVFLLLGSASWDLVKGVSESLAGRILFVDATGFSLEEVQPNFLDRLWMRGGFPRAWLAPSAGAWTRWMESFSRTFLERDIAGLGSSVSPAALGRFWRMLAHVHGQTWNASRLARSMDTDARTVNRYRDLLEGAFMIRVLRPWFANLGKRLVKSPKVYLRDSGILHFLLGLEESHELAVHPAYGASWEGFALEQTLIAHGQRDAYFYGTQRGAELDLLLLRRGRRWGFEFKCTETPRTTKSMRVVMKDLELAHLWVVYPGNREFPVAEGITALPLTRIGGPDSFFRTS, from the coding sequence TTGCAACAAACTATCTCTCGCACCGCATTGACCACCCAGATCACCCGCGGCCTCGCGGAATCCCCCGCGGTGGCGCTGCTGGGTGCCCGCCAGGTCGGCAAGACCACGCTGGCCCGCGAGATCGCGGCGTCCTGGCCCGGCCCCGCCACCATCTTCGACCTCGAGGTGGCCACCGACCGGGAGGCGCTCGTCCGGACTCCTGCCCGCTTGCTGGGGCACCGCGAGGGACTGGTCGTGATCGACGAGGTGCAGCGCCTCCCGCACCTCTTCGAGGCCCTCCGGCCCGTGTGCGACGACCCGGAGCGAAAGGCGGTCTTCCTACTCCTGGGAAGCGCCTCCTGGGATCTGGTGAAGGGAGTGTCGGAGTCGCTGGCGGGGAGAATCCTTTTCGTGGACGCGACCGGGTTCTCGCTGGAGGAGGTGCAGCCCAACTTTCTCGATCGGCTTTGGATGCGCGGCGGCTTTCCCCGAGCTTGGCTGGCCCCGTCGGCCGGCGCCTGGACGCGATGGATGGAGTCGTTCTCGCGAACGTTCCTGGAGCGCGACATCGCGGGACTGGGGTCGAGCGTCTCGCCCGCCGCGCTAGGCCGCTTCTGGAGAATGCTGGCCCACGTGCACGGCCAGACCTGGAACGCCTCGCGCCTGGCGCGCTCCATGGACACGGACGCGCGAACCGTCAACCGCTACCGCGATCTCCTGGAGGGCGCGTTCATGATCCGCGTCCTGCGCCCCTGGTTCGCGAACCTGGGCAAGCGGCTGGTGAAGTCACCCAAGGTCTATCTGCGCGACAGTGGGATTCTGCACTTCCTCCTCGGCCTCGAAGAGAGCCACGAGCTCGCCGTGCATCCCGCGTACGGGGCCAGTTGGGAGGGCTTCGCCCTGGAGCAGACCCTGATCGCCCACGGTCAGCGCGACGCGTATTTCTACGGAACCCAGCGAGGGGCGGAACTGGACCTGCTCCTGCTGCGCCGGGGCCGACGCTGGGGGTTCGAGTTCAAGTGCACGGAAACGCCCCGCACCACGAAGTCCATGCGCGTCGTCATGAAGGATCTCGAGCTGGCACATCTCTGGGTGGTCTATCCCGGCAACCGTGAGTTCCCGGTCGCGGAAGGGATCACGGCGTTGCCGCTGACGCGGATTGGGGGCCCCGATTCGTTCTTCCGGACGAGTTGA
- a CDS encoding MBL fold metallo-hydrolase: MARNALGALALLPFWMNSAAAQEFPPGYVDPWPLLAAAAEEIGEANLRCITFSGNGYSGAVGQTFENAVNVDWPRIGNLNNYTRSINWETRTSIETFDREPGISPAAWKYGLGWEGGTPTQRERQQTHVVSGDHAWHIDGDGEPVPVPPDLAELYQLDLWLNPPGFIKAARLPGADPVAFWRWEQIEKGRDGNVVRPEKMHVVAITMFGKYRVDATINPQNQIQRIKTTVNEPALGDFNIEHESTEQTTFGDVKWPIAWHSHHGWDDNWQFYRQSTGHNGYGGRFPDVQPNVCPDPGPVPPAVAEASFETEVTVTEMADGVYLLGGSPANSYMVEFDEFVAVFEAPGNEERSLAVIEEIVRLAPGKPIRWIISSHAHFDHIGGLRTYLHIGATVVTHMINLDFLNTDVLAYEPRTVEPDIVSMWPPTELAEGYNYEAVQENYVITDNSRILRVYYVQPLRHVSGMLMAYLPEEGIAFQADLFDTHEPPRPAQLPAMRSFYNQVERMGLEVSTVAPVHGEPVPWSEFVAALNSLERRD, from the coding sequence ATGGCGAGGAATGCTCTTGGGGCATTGGCTCTACTGCCATTCTGGATGAACTCGGCGGCGGCCCAGGAGTTTCCGCCGGGATACGTCGACCCCTGGCCCCTCCTGGCTGCTGCCGCCGAGGAAATCGGCGAAGCGAATCTCCGCTGCATCACGTTTTCGGGTAACGGGTACAGCGGAGCCGTCGGTCAGACGTTCGAGAACGCGGTGAACGTGGACTGGCCGCGGATCGGCAACCTGAACAACTACACCCGAAGCATCAACTGGGAGACCCGGACCAGCATCGAAACCTTCGACCGGGAACCGGGCATCAGTCCGGCCGCGTGGAAGTACGGCCTGGGTTGGGAGGGAGGCACGCCGACTCAGAGGGAAAGGCAACAGACGCATGTCGTGAGCGGCGACCATGCCTGGCACATCGATGGGGACGGAGAGCCCGTGCCGGTTCCGCCGGATCTCGCGGAGCTGTACCAGCTCGATCTCTGGCTCAATCCTCCCGGCTTCATCAAGGCCGCGCGCCTGCCCGGGGCCGATCCTGTCGCCTTCTGGCGGTGGGAGCAGATCGAGAAGGGGCGGGACGGGAACGTGGTCCGCCCCGAGAAGATGCACGTCGTGGCAATCACGATGTTCGGCAAGTATCGCGTGGACGCGACGATCAACCCGCAGAACCAGATCCAGCGGATCAAGACCACGGTCAACGAACCCGCGCTCGGCGATTTCAACATCGAGCACGAGTCGACGGAGCAGACGACCTTCGGCGACGTGAAGTGGCCGATCGCATGGCACTCGCACCATGGCTGGGACGACAACTGGCAGTTCTACCGCCAGAGCACGGGTCACAACGGCTACGGCGGCCGGTTCCCGGATGTGCAGCCCAACGTGTGCCCGGATCCGGGCCCTGTGCCTCCGGCGGTCGCGGAGGCGTCGTTCGAAACGGAGGTGACCGTCACCGAGATGGCGGACGGCGTCTATCTCCTGGGCGGGAGCCCGGCGAACAGCTATATGGTCGAATTCGACGAGTTCGTTGCCGTATTCGAGGCCCCGGGGAATGAGGAGCGGAGCCTCGCGGTCATCGAGGAGATCGTCCGCCTCGCCCCCGGAAAGCCGATCCGCTGGATCATCAGCTCGCACGCGCACTTCGACCACATCGGCGGGCTCAGGACCTACCTGCACATCGGCGCCACGGTCGTCACGCACATGATCAACCTCGATTTCCTGAACACCGACGTGCTGGCCTACGAGCCGCGCACCGTGGAGCCCGACATCGTCTCCATGTGGCCACCCACGGAGTTGGCCGAGGGCTACAACTACGAGGCGGTCCAGGAGAACTACGTCATCACCGACAATTCCCGGATCCTTCGGGTCTACTACGTTCAGCCGCTTCGGCACGTCTCGGGGATGCTGATGGCCTATCTGCCGGAGGAGGGCATCGCATTCCAGGCGGATCTCTTCGACACGCACGAGCCCCCTCGGCCGGCGCAGTTGCCGGCGATGCGGAGCTTCTACAACCAGGTCGAGAGGATGGGGCTGGAGGTGTCCACCGTAGCGCCCGTCCACGGGGAGCCGGTGCCCTGGTCGGAGTTTGTGGCCGCGCTGAATTCACTTGAGCGCAGGGATTGA
- a CDS encoding helix-turn-helix domain-containing protein codes for MDIYRAIADPTRRAILDELVDRSGQTLFELCARLIMKHGISSSRQAISQHLDVLEAAGLIRTRREGRSKLHWFEGAPLKGIGERWPISTDQDKSQDRDTSPDPHTSHSTDEDIEQ; via the coding sequence GTGGACATCTATCGCGCGATTGCTGACCCCACCAGACGGGCCATCCTGGATGAACTCGTCGACCGCTCGGGTCAAACGCTCTTCGAGCTCTGCGCGCGCCTGATCATGAAACACGGCATCAGCTCCTCGCGGCAGGCGATTTCCCAACACCTGGACGTCCTGGAAGCCGCCGGCCTCATTCGCACGAGGCGCGAGGGGAGGTCGAAGCTCCACTGGTTCGAGGGCGCGCCGCTGAAGGGCATCGGGGAGCGGTGGCCGATCTCGACAGACCAGGACAAATCGCAAGACCGGGACACTTCACCAGACCCGCACACTTCACACTCAACGGACGAGGACATCGAGCAATGA
- a CDS encoding VOC family protein gives MRINATSVMVDDQQKALRFYTETLGFQLKHNIPLGEHSWITVVSAEAPEGTELVLEPDAHPAARPFKKALVEDGIPFTGFAVDDVEAEYERLLASGVRFVQPPTDLGPVITAVLDDTCGNLIQIMEEKGQP, from the coding sequence ATGAGAATCAACGCCACCAGCGTCATGGTAGACGACCAGCAGAAGGCGCTTCGCTTCTACACGGAAACGCTGGGCTTTCAGTTGAAGCACAACATCCCTCTCGGAGAGCATTCCTGGATCACAGTGGTATCCGCAGAAGCGCCCGAGGGGACGGAATTGGTGCTCGAGCCCGATGCCCATCCCGCAGCGCGCCCGTTCAAGAAGGCCCTTGTGGAGGACGGGATCCCGTTTACCGGCTTCGCAGTCGATGATGTGGAAGCCGAGTACGAGCGCCTCCTGGCAAGCGGTGTGCGCTTCGTTCAGCCGCCAACCGACCTCGGGCCCGTCATTACCGCAGTTCTCGACGATACATGCGGCAACCTGATCCAGATCATGGAGGAGAAGGGTCAACCGTGA
- a CDS encoding efflux RND transporter periplasmic adaptor subunit gives MSRGAKVVVGTIVVGGLGASVFAVLAAAGGGETEVDTVAVERGEIVDRALAVGRIEPLVEVSVKSQLAGVVRRMFKEPGQYVRQGEPLLEVQPNPTPIELVEARRNIELREIELQQLERRRDRLAALRDQDLASEEQFEDAEYSLNEVTLQLQIARERLALLSEGRVTIGDEAVETVIQSPIQGFILEKMVEIGDPVVPLTTFQEGTVLMTMAEMDELLFRGTVDEIDVGRLAEGMPVEVTIGALPDTRIEGRLTRISLTGRDEENATIFPVEIAVLPAEGTLLRAGYSANAQVIIERRSDILIIPERVVRFEEGGAFVTVRTGPDETEEREITTGLSDGISVEVLDGLAEGERVMEPPRREIT, from the coding sequence ATGAGCAGGGGCGCAAAGGTAGTAGTCGGCACGATCGTGGTCGGGGGCCTGGGAGCCTCGGTGTTCGCAGTGCTTGCGGCCGCGGGCGGTGGCGAGACCGAGGTGGACACCGTCGCCGTGGAGAGGGGCGAGATCGTGGACCGCGCACTCGCGGTCGGACGCATCGAACCGCTCGTCGAAGTGAGCGTGAAGTCGCAACTCGCGGGCGTCGTGCGCCGGATGTTCAAGGAGCCCGGCCAATACGTCCGGCAGGGTGAGCCTCTGCTCGAAGTCCAGCCCAACCCGACGCCGATCGAGCTGGTCGAGGCGCGTCGCAACATCGAACTGCGCGAAATCGAGTTGCAGCAACTCGAGAGGCGCCGCGATCGGCTGGCTGCGTTGCGCGACCAGGACCTCGCGTCGGAAGAGCAGTTCGAGGACGCCGAATACTCGCTCAACGAAGTCACGCTCCAACTCCAGATCGCCCGGGAGCGCCTGGCCCTGCTCTCGGAAGGCCGCGTGACCATCGGAGACGAGGCCGTGGAGACGGTCATCCAGAGCCCAATCCAGGGCTTCATCCTCGAGAAAATGGTGGAAATCGGAGATCCGGTGGTCCCGCTCACGACGTTCCAGGAAGGGACCGTCCTGATGACGATGGCCGAGATGGACGAACTGCTCTTTCGCGGCACGGTCGATGAAATCGATGTGGGCCGGCTGGCGGAGGGAATGCCGGTTGAGGTCACGATCGGGGCGCTTCCCGACACACGCATCGAGGGGCGGCTGACGAGGATTTCGCTCACGGGACGCGACGAGGAGAACGCGACCATCTTTCCGGTTGAAATCGCGGTCCTGCCTGCAGAGGGCACCTTGCTGAGGGCGGGCTATTCGGCCAACGCCCAGGTCATCATCGAGCGCCGGTCCGACATCCTGATCATCCCGGAGCGCGTGGTGAGGTTCGAGGAGGGGGGAGCGTTCGTGACGGTTCGCACGGGGCCCGACGAGACCGAGGAGCGCGAGATCACGACGGGTCTCAGCGACGGGATCAGCGTCGAGGTGCTCGACGGCCTGGCGGAGGGCGAGCGCGTCATGGAGCCCCCGCGGCGCGAGATCACCTAG